In a single window of the Leptospira sanjuanensis genome:
- a CDS encoding LIC_12936 family protein, producing MNAKLFYFLILISALAGISGQEFEPDGKVKILPYEQGQVKDLEVLGKDIAEFHKRIESRLAFLNRRKQIQDNLYSQFIPAYEDQIPQSRNRYMLDLRFVLKVSGAGAQNAPLKLESIVFWSRKSLISKMRSIDEEISILKNEKVSSDGTNPDSIELVIRKKTDAGTKETLYNVTTIREPAQRVKLVRIYRTNLLEIIRRIDKYVEGNIKTTAEDVEKTLREIENGGPYQENLPKD from the coding sequence ATGAATGCCAAATTATTTTATTTCCTGATTTTGATTTCCGCCTTAGCCGGTATTTCGGGCCAAGAGTTCGAACCGGATGGTAAAGTGAAAATCCTACCTTATGAACAGGGACAAGTTAAGGACCTGGAGGTACTCGGAAAGGATATCGCCGAGTTTCATAAGAGAATCGAGAGTCGACTAGCGTTCCTAAATCGAAGAAAACAGATCCAAGACAATCTTTACAGTCAGTTTATTCCCGCTTACGAAGATCAAATCCCTCAAAGTAGAAACCGTTACATGCTCGATCTTCGCTTCGTATTAAAAGTTTCCGGCGCGGGCGCGCAGAACGCACCCTTGAAGTTGGAATCCATCGTCTTCTGGAGCAGGAAATCATTAATTTCCAAAATGCGCAGTATCGACGAAGAAATCAGCATCTTGAAGAACGAAAAGGTGAGTTCGGACGGAACCAATCCGGATTCCATCGAATTGGTGATCCGTAAAAAAACGGACGCGGGTACGAAAGAAACATTGTATAATGTCACAACCATTCGAGAACCGGCACAACGGGTAAAACTTGTCCGGATTTATAGAACCAACCTATTGGAAATCATCCGTCGAATCGATAAGTATGTGGAAGGAAATATTAAAACGACAGCGGAAGACGTTGAAAAAACTCTGCGCGAAATCGAGAACGGGGGACCTTATCAGGAGAATCTTCCGAAGGATTAA
- a CDS encoding HNH endonuclease, with product MEPEEEPIVWISEEELAKQRRIAKDLKRTPWWKKKKGAGVCHYCGKMFPPEELTMDHLIPLAKGGKSIKANLVPACKECNFAKKNKLPFEFDSEAGTQGDQR from the coding sequence ATGGAACCCGAAGAAGAACCCATCGTCTGGATCAGCGAGGAAGAACTCGCGAAACAGAGAAGAATCGCCAAGGATTTGAAGCGAACTCCTTGGTGGAAAAAGAAAAAAGGCGCGGGCGTCTGCCACTATTGCGGTAAAATGTTTCCGCCCGAAGAATTGACGATGGACCATCTCATTCCTCTTGCAAAAGGAGGAAAGTCCATCAAAGCCAATCTCGTTCCTGCATGCAAAGAATGTAATTTCGCCAAAAAGAATAAACTTCCGTTCGAGTTCGATTCCGAAGCGGGAACACAAGGCGACCAACGATGA
- a CDS encoding LIC10729 family protein, translating to MVVHRIILVFLCFTFTSTGFLQSEENPKFKKFINFDHQGEDGAPLHTEDFRTYSELSTWAIHNGMQLERDRPDVAPGAGTGRLQDGLCRMIPEEGLRFYLTADPSRNEPLYIQMDLTQFTFSERPKGVKPRELAIYMNGILKTTVRFPGSETYSSQFPVRFRVDPGELIEGRMDFRLVPNAGEIGRFWGIWDVFYSYRATQ from the coding sequence ATGGTAGTTCACCGAATCATACTCGTTTTTCTCTGTTTTACTTTTACCAGTACGGGGTTCCTCCAATCGGAAGAAAATCCGAAATTTAAAAAATTCATCAACTTCGATCATCAGGGAGAAGACGGGGCGCCCCTGCATACGGAGGATTTCCGGACTTATAGCGAACTTTCGACTTGGGCGATTCACAACGGAATGCAGTTGGAACGGGACCGACCGGATGTTGCTCCGGGAGCCGGGACGGGCAGACTTCAAGACGGTCTTTGCAGAATGATTCCGGAAGAAGGACTTCGTTTTTATCTCACCGCCGATCCCTCCCGCAACGAGCCTTTGTATATTCAAATGGACCTAACGCAGTTTACGTTTTCCGAAAGACCGAAAGGGGTGAAGCCGCGGGAGCTGGCGATTTATATGAACGGGATTTTAAAAACCACGGTTCGATTCCCGGGAAGTGAAACCTATTCATCCCAATTTCCGGTTCGGTTTCGGGTCGATCCGGGCGAGCTGATCGAAGGGAGAATGGATTTTCGATTGGTTCCGAACGCGGGGGAGATCGGTCGTTTCTGGGGAATCTGGGACGTGTTTTACTCTTATCGAGCGACCCAGTAA
- a CDS encoding SpoIIE family protein phosphatase, translating into MNPYILIPFSALVINGSLFAYVSALKGKSRTVTLYQRFSLLLSIWHIALILYWSFLPGNWPVIVFKVSSFAWIFIGCLFFEFAVQFTGSSYRFLIYFFRGLSLVSFLITVSTDSVVAGSFRAYWGDVIVAGPLYLPVSNFVIGIPTLGGSLILILNGIRSPNPLLKKQSRLVAYGTIFTYVLSFSTTLLPRYWNPSLTFPPISGSAALIQSVCIFIAIQKYGFMDLKLEHIALRLYAEIREGVILLSSKGILLFSNLSARKMLRLPESINTGMAFDLRNYLEDFPADSFFERKEFVNLSVPPEESVIGLHEEFLQVPENKYLEVSSSPIPLSGRSGGKVYILRDITEKKESLEKIRKLLYRLDLDLDLARNIQEKITTHDFPDSPDYKIHSHFQPYVKVGGDILNVIKEKDESLHILFGDVSGHGISAAMVAAMTSIGFGAATGRSDRTDQNLLFIHRLLKDTITLHFLSSVYMRYVPSERKLEYSYGGHHLGLLIRNGVCSFIEGSGGILFAIASPKIQRYEINLLRGDRVLFYSDGLFEVKNREGNILGRNQFLEAVKSLIVDDTSSMIRSILSYSASYGEGEMSDDVTIFCLEVL; encoded by the coding sequence ATGAATCCGTATATCCTGATTCCTTTTTCGGCCCTCGTCATCAACGGTTCCCTGTTCGCATACGTCAGCGCTCTCAAGGGCAAATCCAGAACCGTAACCTTATACCAAAGATTTTCGCTTTTACTTTCGATCTGGCATATCGCTTTGATTCTCTATTGGTCCTTTTTACCGGGTAACTGGCCCGTGATCGTTTTTAAAGTTTCTTCCTTTGCTTGGATTTTTATCGGCTGTTTGTTTTTCGAGTTCGCGGTTCAATTCACGGGATCGTCGTATCGATTTCTGATCTATTTCTTTCGCGGACTTTCCTTGGTTTCCTTTTTAATTACGGTCAGTACGGACTCGGTGGTTGCGGGAAGTTTTCGAGCCTATTGGGGAGACGTCATCGTTGCCGGGCCTCTGTATCTTCCCGTAAGCAACTTCGTGATCGGCATACCGACGTTAGGCGGCTCTTTGATTCTGATTCTGAATGGAATCCGTTCCCCGAATCCTCTTTTAAAAAAACAATCGAGGCTTGTGGCGTATGGAACGATATTCACGTATGTTCTGAGTTTCAGCACGACCCTTCTTCCCCGTTATTGGAATCCTTCTTTGACGTTTCCTCCGATCAGCGGAAGCGCCGCGCTCATCCAATCGGTTTGTATCTTTATCGCGATTCAGAAATACGGCTTTATGGATCTCAAGCTCGAACACATCGCGCTTCGATTGTATGCCGAAATTCGGGAAGGAGTGATTCTTTTATCCTCGAAAGGAATTCTTTTGTTCAGCAATCTTTCCGCGAGAAAGATGCTTCGTCTTCCCGAATCGATCAACACGGGAATGGCGTTCGACCTCAGAAATTATCTCGAAGACTTCCCCGCAGATTCCTTTTTTGAAAGAAAGGAATTCGTCAATCTTAGCGTACCGCCCGAGGAATCCGTCATCGGTCTTCATGAGGAGTTTCTGCAAGTTCCCGAAAACAAATATCTGGAGGTTTCCTCTTCACCGATTCCTTTGTCGGGAAGGAGCGGAGGCAAGGTTTATATTCTGCGGGACATCACGGAAAAAAAGGAATCGCTTGAGAAAATTAGGAAATTATTATATAGACTCGACTTGGATCTGGATCTCGCGAGAAACATTCAGGAAAAGATCACGACCCACGACTTTCCCGACTCTCCCGATTACAAAATCCATTCCCACTTTCAGCCGTACGTAAAGGTGGGAGGCGATATTTTAAACGTCATCAAGGAGAAGGATGAAAGTCTTCACATTCTTTTCGGGGACGTTTCGGGTCACGGGATTTCGGCGGCGATGGTTGCCGCAATGACTTCGATCGGTTTCGGAGCCGCCACAGGAAGAAGCGATCGCACGGATCAGAATCTTCTTTTTATTCACAGACTTTTAAAGGATACGATCACTCTGCACTTCCTTTCCTCGGTTTACATGAGATACGTTCCGTCCGAAAGAAAATTAGAATATAGTTATGGAGGACATCACCTCGGTCTGTTGATCCGCAACGGAGTCTGCAGCTTTATCGAAGGTTCGGGGGGAATTCTTTTTGCGATCGCCTCCCCGAAAATCCAAAGATACGAAATCAATCTTCTCAGAGGGGATCGGGTTCTTTTTTATTCTGACGGCTTATTCGAAGTGAAAAACAGGGAAGGGAATATTTTGGGAAGAAATCAGTTCCTCGAAGCGGTCAAGTCTCTGATCGTGGACGATACGAGTTCCATGATCCGCTCCATTCTCTCCTACTCCGCATCGTACGGAGAAGGAGAAATGTCGGACGATGTTACGATCTTTTGTCTCGAAGTTCTTTAA
- a CDS encoding bifunctional riboflavin kinase/FAD synthetase has translation MITIQTLEQAGKTIHSPCVVTLGNFDGIHLGHQALLDRVLQVSKQTGLSSCVVTYDPNPAIVLGKNPEMKSLMTLADKEEWIRRQGIDYLVVLPFNKELAEMSAESFLEEILLKQLKAKNIIIGFNHCFGKGRRGNYELLQEYSDKLKYSVEKVDPVFLEDVKLSSSYVRMLVSEGNVKEAARCLNRSYSVSGKVVGGHKRGRQIGFPTANVQFNPDILLPGIGVYAGFTTVEGITYPSMINVGHNPTFGQNAVTLESNIFDFQKEIYDQIIRITFTERIRSEVKFSGVESLIAQLKQDEISARKILESEKTDFKV, from the coding sequence TTGATCACAATCCAGACACTCGAACAAGCCGGAAAGACGATTCATTCTCCCTGCGTAGTGACCTTGGGCAATTTCGACGGGATTCATCTCGGTCACCAGGCTCTTTTGGATCGGGTTTTACAAGTTTCCAAACAAACCGGCCTCTCCTCCTGTGTGGTCACCTACGACCCGAACCCGGCCATCGTCCTTGGGAAAAATCCCGAAATGAAAAGTCTGATGACTCTCGCCGACAAGGAAGAATGGATCCGCAGACAAGGCATCGATTATCTGGTCGTTCTTCCGTTTAACAAAGAATTGGCGGAAATGAGCGCGGAATCCTTTTTGGAGGAAATTCTCCTCAAACAATTGAAAGCGAAAAACATCATCATAGGCTTCAATCATTGTTTCGGAAAAGGAAGAAGAGGTAACTACGAACTTCTTCAAGAATATTCTGATAAACTAAAATACTCGGTCGAAAAAGTGGACCCCGTATTTCTGGAAGACGTCAAACTCTCCAGTTCTTATGTGAGAATGCTCGTTTCCGAAGGAAACGTTAAGGAAGCCGCGCGCTGTTTGAACCGCTCGTATTCCGTTTCCGGCAAGGTTGTGGGCGGCCACAAACGGGGACGACAAATCGGATTTCCGACGGCGAACGTTCAATTCAATCCAGATATTCTTCTCCCCGGAATCGGCGTCTACGCGGGTTTTACTACCGTGGAAGGAATCACATATCCTTCGATGATCAACGTAGGACATAACCCGACCTTCGGTCAGAACGCGGTTACGCTCGAATCGAACATCTTCGACTTTCAAAAAGAAATCTACGATCAAATCATACGCATTACGTTTACGGAAAGAATTCGGAGCGAAGTCAAATTCTCAGGCGTTGAATCTTTGATCGCTCAGCTCAAACAAGACGAAATCTCCGCGAGAAAGATTCTCGAATCCGAAAAAACGGATTTCAAGGTCTGA
- a CDS encoding type I phosphomannose isomerase catalytic subunit encodes MQKVIRLNPIYKERIWGGRKLGDFPGRTIPDGNIGESWEISDYGNDVSEIVNGPLAGKNFRTAYRANTDSILGKPFRGKPFPLLIKIIDAKEKLSVQVHPDDAYAEKYDPQSAGKKEAWTVLQAEPGSKLVCGFLNATSREEFKTLVEQNRAEEVLRQIPVKEGDSFLLNPGRIHAIGAGILLMEVQQSSDSTYRVYDYGRPRELHLQKALDVLDYSGPSEDDIMKPAPKNWSDGKRFRLTANDKFLMETLEVSGNGKTFQIPNVYKDSVFQILIVLQGKAEVEGEILSQGDTLLLTASGLEEGIQAVNRSETLKLSISGPGSDWAAYKD; translated from the coding sequence ATGCAGAAGGTGATCCGATTGAATCCGATCTATAAGGAAAGAATTTGGGGCGGTAGAAAGCTCGGAGATTTCCCCGGAAGAACGATTCCGGACGGGAACATCGGAGAATCCTGGGAAATTTCCGATTACGGGAACGACGTTTCCGAAATCGTCAACGGACCTCTTGCCGGAAAAAATTTCCGTACCGCGTACCGGGCAAACACAGATTCGATTCTTGGAAAACCGTTTCGCGGAAAACCGTTTCCTCTTTTAATCAAAATCATAGACGCCAAAGAAAAACTTTCCGTTCAAGTTCATCCCGACGATGCGTATGCCGAAAAATACGATCCGCAAAGCGCCGGAAAAAAAGAAGCTTGGACCGTATTACAAGCAGAACCCGGTTCCAAACTCGTATGCGGTTTTTTGAATGCGACCAGCAGGGAAGAATTCAAAACCCTCGTGGAGCAAAACCGCGCCGAAGAAGTTTTAAGACAGATCCCCGTAAAGGAAGGAGATTCCTTTCTTTTGAATCCGGGAAGAATTCACGCGATCGGCGCCGGAATTCTTCTGATGGAAGTGCAACAATCCTCCGATTCCACATACCGCGTTTACGATTACGGAAGACCGAGAGAGCTGCATCTTCAAAAGGCGCTGGACGTTTTGGATTATTCCGGTCCTTCCGAAGACGATATCATGAAACCCGCGCCGAAAAACTGGAGCGACGGCAAGCGGTTTCGTCTAACGGCAAACGATAAATTCCTCATGGAAACCCTCGAGGTTTCCGGGAACGGTAAAACATTCCAAATTCCGAATGTATATAAGGATTCCGTGTTCCAAATTTTGATCGTGTTGCAGGGAAAGGCGGAGGTCGAAGGGGAAATCCTTTCGCAGGGGGATACGCTTCTTCTCACCGCTTCCGGTTTGGAAGAGGGAATTCAGGCGGTCAATCGCAGCGAAACCCTGAAACTTTCCATCAGCGGACCCGGTTCGGATTGGGCCGCTTATAAAGATTAG
- a CDS encoding STAS domain-containing protein translates to MEINHRKSGETNIVSLSGSLDIYTSIDLKTFFESNINKDNKNVVVNLEKLNYIDSSGIGMLIKQLNYVQDLNGSFFIANMKPAIEKVFKVAGLTSYFKTISPAEFASNFP, encoded by the coding sequence ATGGAAATCAATCATAGAAAGTCGGGAGAAACAAACATAGTGAGTCTTTCGGGCAGTCTCGATATCTATACCTCAATCGATCTCAAAACCTTCTTCGAATCCAACATCAACAAAGATAATAAAAACGTAGTCGTAAATCTTGAAAAACTCAACTACATCGATTCTTCCGGAATCGGAATGTTGATCAAGCAGTTGAACTACGTGCAAGACTTGAACGGTTCTTTTTTTATCGCGAACATGAAACCTGCGATCGAAAAAGTTTTCAAAGTCGCCGGTCTTACTTCTTACTTTAAGACGATCAGCCCTGCGGAATTCGCTTCCAACTTCCCGTAA
- the eat gene encoding ethanolamine permease, translated as MPSSLQKVLGPFHLWGISVGLVISGDYFGWNLGWAHSNFWEFAVAVGLIAIFYSCFSLCFTELATSIPHAGGPSAYAHVALGPLGGLVAGFFTLVEFVLAPPAIASALGGYFHFLVPVVDANLASNGFFILLIGINLLGIKQTARFELFVTLTAVFGLLLYFAFSVPHFRWGQIGTNSTFNFWNLFPALPYAIWFFLAVEGVAMAAEEVKNPEKDIPLGYLSGIGTLVLLAFGVLFGTAGIVSTNSVSTLDYPLSFTLGNLYGPSSWIARLFTGIGLFGLIASLLGIILGYSRQIYALAKEGFLPRILARLNPKTQAPSFAIVVGGLVGLLALQYGNTGELITLSAFGACGMYCISMISFFVLRIKNPDRKKPYQVPFYPILPAVAIALGFLCFITLAIYYTFSLMILAIGLTVAFLFFLGSKGFDLKRIPHSSLSPDQEESSFSRGDTDF; from the coding sequence ATGCCTTCTTCCTTGCAAAAAGTTCTCGGGCCGTTTCATCTCTGGGGAATCTCGGTCGGTCTCGTGATTTCCGGGGATTACTTCGGATGGAATCTCGGCTGGGCCCATTCCAACTTTTGGGAATTTGCCGTGGCCGTCGGTTTGATCGCGATCTTTTATTCCTGCTTTTCCTTGTGTTTCACCGAACTCGCGACATCGATCCCGCACGCGGGCGGCCCTTCGGCATATGCGCATGTCGCCTTAGGACCGTTAGGCGGATTGGTCGCCGGTTTTTTCACTCTCGTCGAATTCGTATTGGCGCCGCCGGCGATCGCTTCGGCTTTAGGAGGTTACTTTCACTTTTTAGTTCCCGTCGTCGATGCGAACCTCGCGTCCAACGGATTTTTCATACTTTTGATCGGAATCAATCTCTTAGGAATCAAACAAACCGCGCGTTTCGAATTGTTCGTAACGTTGACGGCGGTGTTCGGACTTCTGCTTTACTTCGCGTTTTCGGTTCCCCACTTTCGATGGGGACAAATCGGAACAAATTCTACATTCAATTTTTGGAATCTGTTTCCGGCGTTGCCGTACGCGATCTGGTTTTTTCTCGCGGTGGAAGGAGTCGCCATGGCCGCGGAAGAAGTGAAAAATCCCGAAAAAGACATTCCTCTCGGTTATCTTTCCGGAATCGGCACTTTGGTCTTATTGGCGTTCGGAGTTTTATTCGGAACAGCCGGAATCGTTTCCACGAACTCGGTCTCAACTTTGGATTATCCGCTTTCGTTCACATTAGGAAATCTTTATGGACCTTCATCCTGGATCGCGCGTTTGTTTACCGGAATCGGATTGTTCGGATTGATCGCGTCCTTGCTCGGAATCATACTCGGATATTCTAGACAGATCTACGCGCTCGCCAAAGAAGGATTCTTACCGAGAATTCTCGCCCGATTGAATCCAAAAACTCAAGCGCCGAGTTTCGCGATCGTGGTCGGCGGACTGGTCGGACTTTTGGCCCTTCAATATGGAAACACGGGAGAATTGATCACATTATCCGCGTTCGGCGCCTGCGGAATGTATTGTATCAGCATGATTTCCTTTTTTGTCTTGAGAATCAAAAACCCGGACCGAAAGAAACCTTATCAAGTTCCCTTCTATCCGATTCTTCCGGCGGTCGCGATCGCACTCGGCTTCCTGTGTTTTATCACATTAGCGATTTATTATACGTTCTCTTTGATGATTTTGGCGATCGGCTTGACCGTTGCTTTTTTGTTTTTTCTCGGCAGCAAAGGATTCGATCTCAAACGGATTCCGCATTCTTCCCTTTCTCCCGATCAGGAAGAAAGTTCGTTTTCCCGGGGAGATACGGACTTTTAA
- a CDS encoding SpoIIE family protein phosphatase, protein MNYYLFFPMAALFTNTIFIAFVYARRTGNPLIRSYLLYTIGLDAWLFTYAFTWSYPPEAWMTWAFKILAATWLPVGALYLEFVYVFLNRIPGPFLWFFRIGIPISYLITLSTDWVVRGSIRYYWGYENEPGPLYLVVILSFVALPGFIGLGILIRSFFTARKDQKKQIGLAILGSMSAMFMSFYSEILRTDDQGRMLGVPLTPIAVVIQSFLIFIAITRYGFLRINIEGLAVELFRDIHDGMILVKQDRSLFFMNESAIKILGISNTLPSHFYPSDFLKGYQENPNHLSREYQPIFNRACKGVELTRSNIELTGNENGYLFILRDISEKIDSREKIESIYSSISKDLEIAKIAQTSAISTKFPESSRYKFHSHFQPFELVGGDFFRTLERSDGKLDIFFADVSGHGISSAMVAGMLSISFQLVTESKPSPKIALEKIQELLLGAVLNHHISAVYLSFDPNTKILEYSYAGHHPILVFRDGEIVSLEGSGRILLITQETELNNYSFQLKKGDILFLYSDCLFEVRNSEGEILGYENFLQKIHEIPVQTPPNVLKTSIDCALAFGKGKLTDDLAILILEVF, encoded by the coding sequence ATGAATTATTATCTTTTTTTTCCCATGGCGGCTCTTTTTACGAATACGATCTTTATCGCATTCGTTTACGCAAGAAGAACGGGCAATCCTCTCATTCGTTCCTATCTCCTTTATACGATCGGTCTCGACGCTTGGCTTTTTACGTACGCGTTCACCTGGTCCTATCCGCCCGAAGCTTGGATGACGTGGGCGTTTAAAATTCTCGCGGCGACTTGGCTTCCGGTCGGAGCGCTTTATCTCGAATTCGTTTACGTCTTTTTAAACAGAATTCCCGGACCGTTTCTTTGGTTTTTTAGAATCGGAATTCCGATCTCCTATCTGATTACGCTTTCCACGGACTGGGTCGTGCGGGGAAGCATTCGTTATTATTGGGGTTACGAAAACGAACCCGGACCTTTGTATCTCGTCGTCATTCTTTCCTTTGTCGCGCTGCCCGGTTTTATCGGTTTGGGAATTTTAATACGTTCCTTTTTTACCGCGCGCAAGGATCAAAAAAAACAGATCGGTCTTGCGATCTTAGGTTCCATGTCCGCGATGTTCATGAGTTTTTATTCCGAAATCCTTCGGACGGACGATCAAGGGAGAATGTTGGGCGTTCCCTTGACTCCGATCGCGGTGGTCATCCAATCCTTTCTGATCTTTATCGCGATCACGCGATACGGTTTTTTACGGATCAACATCGAAGGACTCGCCGTGGAATTGTTCCGCGACATCCACGACGGAATGATTTTGGTCAAACAGGATCGTTCCTTGTTCTTCATGAACGAATCCGCGATCAAAATATTAGGAATTTCGAATACTCTTCCCAGTCATTTTTATCCGTCCGATTTTTTAAAAGGATATCAGGAAAACCCCAATCATCTTTCGCGGGAATATCAGCCGATCTTCAATCGAGCTTGCAAAGGCGTGGAACTTACCCGGTCGAACATCGAACTAACCGGAAACGAAAACGGTTATCTTTTTATCCTGCGCGACATCAGCGAAAAGATAGATTCAAGAGAAAAGATAGAGAGCATCTATTCTTCCATCAGCAAGGATCTGGAGATCGCGAAAATCGCGCAGACTTCGGCGATATCCACCAAGTTTCCGGAAAGTTCGCGTTATAAGTTTCATTCGCACTTTCAGCCTTTCGAGCTTGTCGGAGGAGATTTTTTCAGAACGTTGGAACGTTCCGACGGGAAACTCGATATCTTTTTCGCGGACGTTTCGGGTCACGGAATTTCCTCCGCGATGGTGGCGGGTATGCTTTCCATTTCCTTTCAGCTCGTTACGGAATCCAAGCCGAGTCCCAAGATCGCTCTCGAAAAGATTCAAGAACTTCTCTTGGGCGCGGTGTTGAACCACCATATCTCGGCGGTTTACCTGTCCTTCGATCCGAACACAAAAATATTAGAATATTCTTATGCAGGGCATCATCCGATCCTGGTATTCCGGGACGGAGAAATAGTTTCTCTCGAGGGCTCGGGAAGAATCCTTCTGATCACCCAGGAAACCGAGTTGAACAACTATTCTTTTCAACTTAAGAAGGGGGATATTTTGTTTCTCTATTCGGATTGCCTCTTTGAAGTACGAAACTCCGAAGGAGAAATCCTGGGTTACGAAAATTTTCTGCAGAAGATCCACGAGATTCCGGTTCAAACTCCTCCCAATGTTCTGAAAACTTCCATCGACTGCGCGCTCGCGTTCGGAAAGGGAAAACTTACGGACGATCTCGCAATTCTGATCTTGGAGGTGTTCTAA
- a CDS encoding J domain-containing protein, whose translation MNDPGLQNHFPDHYKNLGLSPLASVERVKSRYRELAKIFHPDNRETGSSDLFQKFAVSYQILTHPIKRKEYDLQYLSRHPEILFKFKSSFEGKNDSNVTAQIRQIPSSRILYAGQAVEFAKRGLLRAGMRNKERKKYSGIHYDIRILLTNEELDSPVAAKIPLVVRVLCPDCRGSNVFCDSCGGKGTYKSFRNLNLEAEAGKLIPGKIYELDLSGLKSSGFVHFKKNLLKVKIELIEGGKK comes from the coding sequence ATGAATGATCCGGGACTTCAGAATCACTTTCCGGATCATTATAAAAATCTCGGACTTTCCCCTCTTGCCTCCGTCGAAAGGGTGAAGTCGCGTTATCGGGAATTGGCGAAAATCTTTCATCCCGATAACCGCGAAACCGGATCTTCCGATCTCTTTCAAAAATTCGCGGTTTCGTATCAAATCCTAACGCATCCGATCAAACGGAAAGAATACGATCTTCAATATCTTTCCAGACATCCCGAGATTCTTTTTAAGTTCAAGTCCTCGTTCGAAGGGAAGAATGACTCGAACGTTACGGCACAGATCCGGCAAATTCCGAGTTCGAGAATTTTATACGCGGGTCAAGCGGTCGAATTCGCAAAACGGGGACTTCTCCGCGCGGGAATGCGCAATAAGGAACGCAAAAAGTATTCCGGAATCCATTACGATATTAGAATTCTCTTAACTAACGAAGAACTCGATTCTCCCGTAGCCGCGAAGATCCCCTTGGTCGTGCGCGTTCTTTGTCCCGATTGCAGAGGCTCGAACGTGTTCTGCGATTCCTGCGGAGGAAAAGGAACGTATAAAAGTTTTCGAAATCTCAATCTGGAAGCGGAAGCCGGAAAACTTATACCCGGAAAAATCTACGAATTGGATTTATCCGGACTCAAATCGTCAGGATTCGTACATTTTAAGAAGAATCTTCTCAAAGTAAAAATTGAACTTATAGAAGGAGGGAAAAAATAG
- a CDS encoding DUF1292 domain-containing protein, which yields MSDPFSEEESRDHEEQGRETLQLLDEDGNPHSFIVAEALEIDENQYLLLTPVLEEDLDLVNLDVRSLHGEEENGYFAVRLESDEFGEDCLVEVRDKRELKDILAELNEDAV from the coding sequence ATGAGCGATCCGTTTTCCGAGGAAGAATCCAGAGATCACGAGGAACAAGGACGGGAAACCCTTCAGCTATTGGACGAGGATGGAAACCCGCATTCTTTTATCGTGGCGGAAGCGTTGGAGATCGACGAGAATCAATATCTTCTTTTGACTCCCGTGTTGGAAGAGGACTTAGATCTGGTCAATCTCGATGTACGTTCTTTGCACGGAGAAGAGGAAAACGGTTATTTTGCCGTCCGTCTCGAATCCGACGAGTTCGGCGAGGATTGTCTTGTGGAAGTCCGCGACAAGCGCGAACTCAAAGATATTCTTGCGGAGTTGAACGAGGATGCGGTTTAG